A stretch of the Candidatus Methylomirabilota bacterium genome encodes the following:
- a CDS encoding c-type cytochrome, giving the protein MRGAKFDGRSVLKGGMWIWGAVLMCGLLLVWNGNGWSDEPPQAGGHHHHPAVAPPTQIKQQTGPVKQQPRLAVPPRWRFAIPAGDHHAGRQVFVDFECFKCHEVAGEDFPAPKAEQGNVGPALSGMGAMHPAEYFLETMIDPNASVAWRIKHHKDEKKGYLGADGKSKMPSYNETMTVQQLIDLVAYMKSLTEGGHRH; this is encoded by the coding sequence GTGCGGGGCGCGAAGTTCGATGGGCGCTCTGTTCTCAAAGGCGGGATGTGGATATGGGGAGCTGTTCTGATGTGTGGTCTGCTCTTGGTCTGGAACGGGAATGGGTGGAGCGATGAACCCCCGCAGGCGGGTGGACATCACCATCATCCGGCGGTGGCACCGCCGACGCAGATAAAGCAACAGACCGGTCCGGTGAAACAGCAGCCTCGTCTCGCGGTACCTCCACGATGGCGGTTTGCCATACCGGCCGGAGATCATCACGCCGGACGGCAAGTCTTTGTCGACTTTGAATGCTTCAAGTGTCATGAAGTTGCTGGTGAGGACTTTCCCGCACCCAAGGCCGAGCAGGGAAATGTCGGACCCGCCCTCTCAGGGATGGGGGCGATGCATCCGGCGGAGTATTTCCTCGAGACGATGATCGACCCGAATGCCTCCGTAGCGTGGCGGATCAAGCACCATAAGGATGAAAAGAAAGGGTATCTCGGTGCCGACGGTAAATCAAAGATGCCCAGCTACAACGAGACGATGACGGTCCAGCAACTCATCGATCTTGTGGCCTACATGAAGAGCTTGACCGAGGGTGGCCATCGGCATTGA
- a CDS encoding class I SAM-dependent methyltransferase, with amino-acid sequence MAIGIEAGTRREVRDSSTGLYRRQRGFFAQVYESGGLTPWPSTEPTPAVGRLAHLLRRRKRGGRVLDLGCGEGRHTLLFARAGFFTVGLDYLAAPLRTTAKRAREKRLTPRIRLLLGDALVPPFKPGSFDALLDSGVFHHVRKADWPIYFDQVLGLVKPGGYFHLTVFSTRFRHYPGEQRTRNWQVHRNHYDRFFVKREFAGIFGGRCEILAIEEEREGLNGFFHVLMRRRSTHVQRADRDRPC; translated from the coding sequence GTGGCCATCGGCATTGAGGCCGGTACGAGGCGTGAAGTGCGCGATTCCAGCACAGGTCTCTACCGGCGGCAGCGGGGCTTCTTTGCGCAGGTCTACGAGTCCGGCGGGCTGACGCCTTGGCCATCCACTGAACCGACACCCGCTGTCGGCCGATTGGCGCATCTGCTGAGGCGGCGCAAGAGGGGCGGTCGGGTACTCGATCTGGGTTGTGGCGAGGGACGACATACGCTCCTCTTCGCCAGAGCCGGATTCTTTACCGTTGGTCTTGACTATCTGGCTGCGCCTCTCAGGACGACGGCGAAACGGGCACGGGAGAAGCGTCTTACTCCACGGATCAGGCTCCTGCTGGGCGATGCGCTCGTACCACCCTTTAAACCAGGCAGTTTTGACGCGCTGCTGGATAGCGGAGTATTCCATCACGTCAGGAAGGCCGACTGGCCGATCTACTTCGACCAGGTGTTGGGTCTTGTGAAGCCGGGCGGATACTTCCATCTGACGGTCTTCAGCACCAGGTTCAGACACTATCCCGGCGAGCAGCGGACACGCAACTGGCAGGTCCACCGTAACCACTATGACCGCTTCTTTGTCAAGCGTGAGTTCGCCGGGATCTTCGGCGGGCGGTGCGAGATCCTGGCGATCGAGGAGGAGCGCGAGGGGCTGAATGGCTTCTTCCATGTCCTCATGCGGAGGCGTTCAACTCATGTGCAGCGCGCCGACCGGGATCGTCCGTGTTGA